The following are encoded in a window of Amycolatopsis lexingtonensis genomic DNA:
- a CDS encoding RES family NAD+ phosphorylase: MARLPLPPARSVLVRQLNRADDVVTVQPATRLVRIFTAHGNHPQQWNSFRYTGPLPHGRFDQQPPGRGGAPVTDPANGVLYFGLTVRTSIAEVFQTSSTVDRRTRGPRLVVVRPTRTLRLLDLTGLWPTRVGASQEISSGPKKLTQAWARAIRGAFSDLDGLWYRSSMDSGDPAICLWDPPAGAALPIAPDVLLPLDHPGLDVPLGRVCEELNYTLLN; the protein is encoded by the coding sequence ATGGCCCGGCTACCGCTGCCGCCCGCCCGATCCGTCCTGGTCCGGCAGCTGAACCGCGCCGACGACGTGGTGACGGTCCAGCCCGCGACCAGGCTGGTGCGGATTTTCACGGCGCACGGCAACCACCCCCAGCAGTGGAATTCGTTCCGCTACACCGGCCCGCTCCCGCACGGCCGGTTCGACCAGCAGCCGCCCGGCCGCGGCGGCGCGCCGGTCACCGATCCCGCGAACGGGGTCCTCTACTTCGGCCTCACGGTCCGCACGTCGATCGCCGAGGTCTTCCAGACCAGCTCGACGGTGGACCGCCGCACGCGCGGCCCCCGCCTGGTCGTCGTCCGCCCGACGCGCACGCTGCGCCTGCTCGACCTGACCGGCCTCTGGCCGACGCGGGTCGGCGCGTCCCAGGAGATCTCGAGCGGCCCGAAGAAGCTGACGCAGGCGTGGGCCCGCGCGATCCGCGGCGCGTTCAGCGACCTCGACGGCCTCTGGTACCGCTCCTCGATGGACTCCGGCGACCCGGCGATCTGCCTGTGGGACCCGCCGGCGGGCGCGGCCCTGCCGATCGCGCCGGACGTGCTGCTCCCGCTGGACCACCCGGGACTGGACGTCCCGCTGGGCCGGGTCTGCGAAGAGCTGAACTACACGCTGCTGAACTAG
- a CDS encoding DNA-binding protein — translation MSVALENILAKAGLKVDANEFLTLVEDAARRLSPPNPDPSHYFSADQRAALTDVGLDLSPRREDEPDFRARTVAAHAVLAEGAMSVNEAAKALGVDDSRIRHRLKEGRLTGWKDGGWKLPAWQFAGSGVLPGLEVVLKALPEDQPALVVAAFMSTPQPDLVINDHAATPRQWLLSGGDPDHVARLIATLGSPL, via the coding sequence ATGTCTGTAGCGCTGGAGAACATCCTCGCCAAGGCGGGCCTGAAGGTCGACGCGAACGAGTTCCTCACGCTCGTCGAAGACGCGGCGCGCAGACTGTCCCCACCGAATCCGGATCCCTCGCACTACTTCTCGGCCGACCAGCGCGCCGCGCTGACCGACGTCGGCCTCGACCTTTCGCCGCGGCGGGAGGACGAACCGGACTTCCGGGCGCGCACCGTCGCCGCCCACGCCGTGCTCGCCGAGGGCGCGATGAGCGTCAACGAGGCCGCGAAAGCCCTCGGGGTCGACGACAGCCGCATCCGGCACCGCCTCAAGGAAGGCAGGCTGACCGGCTGGAAGGACGGCGGCTGGAAGCTCCCCGCCTGGCAGTTCGCCGGCTCGGGCGTGCTCCCCGGCCTCGAGGTCGTGCTGAAGGCGCTGCCCGAAGACCAGCCCGCGCTCGTCGTCGCCGCCTTCATGAGCACACCGCAACCGGACCTGGTGATCAACGACCACGCGGCGACCCCTCGCCAGTGGCTCTTGTCCGGGGGTGATCCGGACCACGTCGCCCGCCTCATCGCCACGCTCGGCTCGCCACTCTAG
- a CDS encoding substrate-binding domain-containing protein, with translation MATISDVAARAGVSTATVSRALNGKSTVDPTLAARVQEAAAELGYHPNGLARNLRRQETAVLALIISDVENPFFTAIARGVEDLAQRSGYSVVLCNSDENEDKERRYIEVALQERVAGVVLSPTGRSTNVEGLRRQGTPLVAVDRPLPAAAGDQVLVDTRHAAAEATRHLLAGGYRRVGCLTGPAGVRTADDRLAGYGDVVGEANVLSRRAEYRAEGARLAALELLDEPAPPDALLVANSTMAIGVLEALASRGLRPGRDVGIVSFDDAPWTTLIDPPLTVVAQPAYEVGRVAAQLLLARIADSSRDATTTTLEARLIERKSSRR, from the coding sequence GTGGCCACCATCAGCGACGTCGCCGCGCGGGCCGGCGTCTCCACGGCGACCGTGTCGCGCGCGCTCAACGGGAAGTCCACTGTGGACCCCACGCTGGCCGCGCGGGTGCAGGAGGCGGCCGCCGAGCTCGGGTACCACCCGAACGGGCTGGCGCGGAACCTGCGGCGGCAGGAGACCGCCGTGCTCGCGCTGATCATCTCCGACGTCGAGAACCCCTTCTTCACCGCCATCGCGCGCGGCGTCGAGGACCTCGCGCAGCGGTCCGGCTACTCGGTCGTGCTCTGCAACTCCGACGAGAACGAAGACAAGGAACGGCGCTACATCGAGGTCGCGCTACAGGAGCGCGTCGCCGGCGTGGTGCTGTCCCCGACCGGGCGGTCGACCAACGTCGAAGGCCTGCGCCGCCAGGGGACCCCGCTGGTGGCGGTGGACCGGCCGTTGCCCGCCGCCGCGGGCGACCAGGTGCTCGTCGACACGCGGCACGCCGCCGCCGAAGCCACGCGGCACCTGCTCGCCGGCGGGTACCGGCGCGTCGGGTGCCTGACCGGGCCCGCCGGGGTCCGCACCGCCGACGACCGCCTCGCCGGGTACGGCGACGTCGTCGGCGAGGCGAACGTCCTGTCCCGGCGGGCGGAGTACCGCGCCGAGGGCGCGCGGCTGGCCGCGCTCGAACTGCTCGACGAGCCGGCCCCGCCGGACGCGCTGCTCGTCGCGAACAGCACCATGGCGATCGGCGTGCTCGAAGCGCTGGCGTCGCGCGGCCTGCGCCCCGGGCGGGACGTCGGCATCGTCTCGTTCGACGACGCACCCTGGACGACGCTGATCGATCCGCCGCTCACGGTGGTCGCGCAGCCGGCGTACGAGGTCGGGCGGGTGGCCGCGCAGCTCCTGCTGGCCCGGATCGCCGACAGCAGCCGCGACGCGACCACGACGACGCTCGAAGCGCGACTGATCGAACGGAAGAGCTCCCGGCGCTGA
- a CDS encoding helix-turn-helix domain-containing protein, translated as MYEEAAPPARLAGVARCVWRSAPAGPKRIVPDGCLDLVVGDGEVFVAGPDTAAWSSVTGPGAELQGLRFVPGRAGAVLGVAADELRDSRVPLAELWGREGELLAERLLTGEVTPAEAVASWLPAVPPPDPAVAELVARLEAGVARVADAVALLGERVGTGAATFTQPTDRGQAPPVPARQATNPATAATSPDLAPGSSSIGERRLRHRFVQAVGYGPATYLRVSRFQRAIALAPHAPNLAALAASAGYADQAHLSRDCRALTGLTPRAYFHPTSTVDTTTRDRRHSA; from the coding sequence GTGTACGAAGAGGCGGCGCCACCCGCACGGCTGGCGGGCGTGGCGCGCTGCGTGTGGCGATCGGCTCCGGCGGGCCCGAAGCGGATCGTCCCGGACGGCTGCCTGGACCTGGTGGTGGGCGACGGCGAGGTGTTCGTCGCGGGCCCGGACACGGCGGCGTGGTCCTCGGTGACCGGCCCGGGCGCGGAACTGCAGGGCCTGCGCTTCGTGCCCGGCCGGGCGGGCGCGGTCCTCGGCGTAGCGGCGGACGAGCTGCGGGACAGCAGGGTCCCGCTGGCCGAGCTGTGGGGCCGCGAGGGTGAGCTGCTGGCGGAGCGGTTGCTGACGGGCGAGGTGACCCCGGCGGAGGCGGTGGCGTCCTGGCTGCCGGCGGTGCCGCCGCCGGACCCAGCGGTGGCGGAGCTGGTGGCCCGGCTGGAGGCAGGCGTGGCCCGGGTCGCCGACGCAGTGGCGCTGCTCGGGGAACGGGTGGGGACCGGCGCTGCAACTTTCACGCAGCCAACGGATCGCGGCCAGGCACCCCCTGTTCCCGCCCGGCAAGCGACCAACCCGGCGACTGCAGCGACGTCACCGGATCTCGCCCCCGGCTCCTCCTCCATCGGCGAACGACGGCTGCGCCACCGATTCGTCCAAGCCGTCGGCTACGGTCCCGCCACCTACCTCCGCGTCAGCCGCTTCCAGCGCGCCATCGCCCTCGCCCCGCACGCCCCGAACCTCGCCGCCCTCGCCGCCTCCGCCGGGTACGCCGACCAAGCGCACCTCAGCCGGGATTGCCGGGCGCTCACCGGGCTCACCCCGCGCGCCTACTTCCACCCCACCTCCACTGTGGACACCACCACGCGTGATCGGCGCCATTCGGCGTAA
- a CDS encoding MmpS family transport accessory protein, with protein MGVPTATREHRARTAGSVVVVLGVLAAAFAVTSFIVPRSARGPAAKEPVAAPVAPAAVRTVSRTVVYELLGPDGARNVTYAAAGSALAQQARVATPWSVTFTRTGPADRTEFYSIAAQNPGPGELRCRILVDGVVVAEKAVAEAGRLFSCAV; from the coding sequence ATGGGTGTTCCCACCGCGACCCGCGAGCACCGCGCCCGGACGGCCGGGAGCGTGGTAGTGGTCCTGGGTGTGCTCGCCGCGGCTTTCGCGGTGACGTCGTTCATCGTGCCGCGGTCCGCGCGCGGGCCCGCCGCGAAAGAGCCGGTGGCCGCGCCGGTCGCGCCGGCCGCCGTGCGGACCGTCAGCCGCACCGTCGTCTACGAACTGCTCGGGCCGGACGGCGCCCGCAACGTCACCTACGCCGCCGCCGGCTCGGCGCTCGCGCAGCAGGCCCGGGTCGCCACGCCGTGGTCGGTGACCTTCACCCGGACCGGCCCCGCCGACCGCACCGAGTTCTACAGCATCGCCGCGCAGAACCCCGGGCCCGGCGAGCTGCGCTGCCGGATCCTCGTCGACGGCGTCGTGGTCGCCGAGAAAGCCGTCGCCGAGGCAGGGCGCCTCTTCAGCTGCGCCGTCTGA
- a CDS encoding ABC transporter permease: protein MNDAAITFGPALVAVLVLLAVAGAAVVRLGGLGRGRDVLIAAARAIAQLAAVSLVITAVLRSFPLTGLFVLLMFGIAAVTSARRAGTWANLPWTALAIAAGVAPVLALVLGAGVVPLKPISVVPIAGIVIGGAMTATSQAARRALDELKARHGEYEAALALGFLPRPAALEICRPSAGHALIPALDQTRTVGLVTLPGAYVGVLLGGAGPIEAGLTQVLVLIGLLAAEAVSILVTVQFVAAGKLSRAA from the coding sequence GTGAACGACGCCGCGATCACCTTCGGGCCCGCCCTGGTGGCGGTGCTGGTCCTGCTCGCCGTCGCGGGCGCCGCCGTGGTCCGGCTGGGCGGTCTCGGGCGCGGCCGCGACGTGCTGATCGCCGCCGCCCGCGCGATCGCCCAGCTCGCCGCCGTCTCGCTGGTGATCACCGCGGTCCTGCGCTCGTTCCCGCTCACCGGCCTGTTCGTGCTGCTCATGTTCGGCATCGCCGCGGTGACGTCGGCCCGCCGCGCCGGCACCTGGGCGAACCTGCCGTGGACGGCGCTGGCCATCGCGGCCGGGGTCGCGCCCGTGCTGGCGCTGGTCCTCGGCGCCGGCGTCGTCCCCTTGAAGCCGATCTCGGTCGTGCCCATCGCCGGCATCGTGATCGGCGGCGCGATGACCGCGACGTCGCAGGCCGCGCGCCGCGCCCTCGACGAGCTGAAGGCCCGGCACGGCGAGTACGAAGCCGCCCTCGCCCTCGGGTTCCTGCCGCGCCCGGCCGCCCTCGAAATCTGCCGCCCGAGCGCCGGGCACGCGCTCATCCCCGCCCTCGACCAGACCCGCACGGTCGGCCTGGTGACGCTCCCGGGCGCCTACGTCGGCGTCCTGCTGGGCGGCGCGGGCCCGATCGAAGCCGGGCTGACGCAGGTGCTGGTGCTGATCGGGCTGCTCGCCGCCGAAGCCGTCTCGATCCTGGTGACCGTGCAGTTCGTCGCGGCCGGGAAGCTCAGCCGAGCGGCGTAG
- a CDS encoding histidine phosphatase family protein, with translation MSTPEQEIEYRQHRFSPPPGATEIFLVRHGESAPARGDDPFELVDGQADPELASDGRDHARRVGDRLAGERIDAIYVTTLRRTVETAAPLAEKLGITPVVEPDLREIHLGDWENGLFRKYTAEGHPIVERLWSEQRWDVIPGAESDETFGARLRGALTRIAAAHPDQRVAVFTHGGVIGEVFAQASRSVERFAFLGADNGSISHLVLHGDTWIVRRFNDTAHLATPLG, from the coding sequence ATGAGCACCCCGGAGCAGGAGATCGAGTACCGCCAGCACCGCTTCAGCCCGCCCCCGGGCGCGACGGAGATCTTCCTGGTGCGGCACGGCGAGTCGGCTCCCGCCCGCGGCGACGACCCGTTCGAGCTGGTCGACGGCCAGGCCGACCCGGAGCTGGCGTCCGACGGCCGCGACCACGCCCGGCGCGTCGGCGACCGGCTGGCCGGCGAGCGGATCGACGCGATCTACGTGACGACGCTGCGCCGCACGGTGGAGACCGCGGCCCCGCTGGCCGAGAAGCTCGGGATCACGCCCGTCGTCGAGCCGGACCTGCGCGAGATCCACCTCGGCGACTGGGAGAACGGCCTCTTCCGCAAGTACACCGCCGAAGGCCACCCGATCGTCGAACGGCTGTGGAGCGAGCAGCGCTGGGACGTCATCCCGGGCGCGGAGTCCGACGAGACCTTCGGCGCCCGCCTGCGCGGCGCGCTGACGCGGATCGCGGCCGCGCACCCGGACCAGCGCGTCGCCGTGTTCACCCACGGCGGCGTGATCGGCGAGGTGTTCGCGCAGGCCAGCCGCTCGGTCGAGCGGTTCGCGTTCCTCGGCGCGGACAACGGCTCGATCTCGCACCTGGTGCTGCACGGCGACACCTGGATCGTGCGGCGCTTCAACGACACCGCACACCTGGCTACGCCGCTCGGCTGA
- a CDS encoding Na+/H+ antiporter: MHIAAEIVALVVTVLVVSAVARRLDWSAPLCLIVVGVAASYVPGVPEYHLDPEVVLLGLLPPLLYSAAIQTSLVDFRKNRGAIGLMSVGLVVFTALGVGLVAWAVIPGLPLAGGIALGAIVAPPDAVAASVVARRVGMPRKLIRLLEGESLFNDAAALVALRTAIAALAGSVSFWQVGADFLRAAIGGIVVGLVVGFVAAFIRARLNEPVLDTALSFAVPFIAYIPTEAIHGSGVLAVVVAGLILGHKAPKILSGSARLASRLNWQTIAFLLENMVFLLIGLQLRRILSEVGESGLSLAMLTWICVAVLVATIVTRMVWLVGIGTVKRLERRFLPRKNRAKIWPWRYSAVISWAGMRGVVTLAAAFVLPADTPQRAVLVLAAFVVVAGTLAVQGMTLPPLIRRLRLPRPDPAEDALQEASVLHDMTTAALAKLEEIRQPDDPPEIIQRLRDRLQNRSDSAWEQLGRQSVLAETPSDAYRRLRIQLLEVEREQFLKARDAGSADDDVLRRVLERLDIEESMLDRDEEEPEVEGRELRTPAATAGSCKHLAHEWVEREPSSPDACAACLEEGTTWVHLRMCLKCGNVACCDSSPRRHATQHFHESRHPVMRSFEPGETWRWCFVDKQLG; encoded by the coding sequence GTGCACATCGCGGCAGAGATAGTGGCGCTGGTCGTGACGGTCCTCGTCGTCAGCGCGGTGGCGCGGCGGCTCGACTGGTCCGCCCCGCTGTGCCTGATCGTCGTCGGCGTCGCCGCGTCCTACGTCCCCGGCGTCCCGGAATACCACCTCGACCCCGAGGTCGTGCTGCTCGGCCTGCTGCCCCCGCTGCTGTACTCGGCGGCCATCCAGACGTCGCTGGTGGACTTCCGGAAGAACCGCGGGGCGATCGGGCTGATGTCGGTCGGGCTGGTCGTGTTCACCGCGCTCGGCGTCGGGCTCGTCGCCTGGGCCGTGATCCCCGGCCTCCCGCTGGCCGGCGGCATCGCGCTGGGGGCGATCGTGGCCCCGCCGGACGCGGTCGCGGCCAGCGTCGTCGCCCGCCGGGTCGGCATGCCCCGCAAGCTGATCCGGCTGCTCGAGGGCGAGAGCCTCTTCAACGACGCGGCCGCGCTGGTCGCCCTGCGCACGGCCATCGCCGCGCTGGCGGGCTCGGTCAGCTTCTGGCAGGTCGGCGCCGACTTCCTGCGCGCGGCCATCGGCGGGATCGTGGTCGGGCTGGTCGTCGGGTTCGTGGCCGCGTTCATCCGCGCCCGGCTGAACGAGCCGGTGCTCGACACCGCGCTGTCGTTCGCGGTGCCGTTCATCGCCTACATCCCGACCGAGGCGATCCACGGCTCCGGCGTGCTCGCCGTCGTCGTCGCCGGGCTCATCCTGGGCCACAAGGCACCGAAGATCCTCTCCGGCTCGGCCCGGCTGGCCAGCAGGCTGAACTGGCAGACCATCGCGTTCCTGCTGGAGAACATGGTCTTCCTGCTGATCGGCCTGCAGCTGCGGCGAATCCTGTCCGAAGTGGGCGAATCCGGGCTGTCGCTGGCCATGCTGACCTGGATCTGCGTGGCGGTGCTCGTCGCGACGATCGTCACGCGGATGGTGTGGCTCGTCGGGATCGGCACCGTGAAGCGGCTGGAACGGCGGTTCCTGCCGCGCAAGAACCGGGCGAAGATCTGGCCGTGGCGCTACTCGGCGGTGATCTCCTGGGCGGGCATGCGCGGGGTCGTCACGCTCGCCGCGGCCTTCGTGCTGCCGGCGGACACCCCGCAGCGGGCCGTGCTGGTGCTCGCCGCGTTCGTCGTCGTGGCCGGCACGCTCGCCGTGCAGGGCATGACGCTGCCGCCGCTGATCCGGCGGCTGCGCCTGCCGCGGCCCGACCCGGCGGAGGACGCGCTGCAGGAAGCGTCCGTGCTGCACGACATGACCACCGCGGCGCTGGCGAAGCTCGAGGAGATCCGGCAGCCGGACGACCCGCCGGAGATCATCCAGCGCCTCCGCGATCGGCTGCAGAACCGCTCCGACTCCGCGTGGGAGCAGCTGGGCCGGCAGAGCGTGCTCGCCGAGACGCCGAGCGACGCCTACCGCCGGCTGCGGATCCAGCTCCTCGAGGTGGAACGCGAGCAGTTCCTCAAGGCCCGTGACGCCGGCAGCGCCGACGACGACGTCCTGCGGCGCGTCCTGGAACGGCTCGACATCGAAGAGTCCATGCTGGACCGCGACGAAGAAGAGCCCGAGGTGGAAGGCCGCGAGCTGCGCACGCCGGCCGCGACCGCCGGTTCGTGCAAGCACCTGGCGCACGAGTGGGTCGAGCGCGAGCCCAGCTCGCCGGACGCGTGCGCCGCCTGCCTCGAAGAGGGCACGACCTGGGTGCACCTGCGGATGTGCCTCAAGTGCGGCAACGTCGCCTGCTGCGACTCCTCGCCGCGCCGCCACGCCACCCAGCACTTCCACGAATCCCGCCATCCGGTCATGCGCAGCTTCGAGCCGGGTGAGACCTGGCGGTGGTGTTTCGTGGACAAGCAGCTCGGCTAA
- a CDS encoding nuclear transport factor 2 family protein, whose amino-acid sequence MSAAENKQLLRTAFDAWATGDIRPLIAAMADDVTWTVSGHNSWSGSFVGKDSVRRDLLGPLGEQFDGTYTSTASRFVAEDDVVVVEAQGSVATKTGARYDNRYCFVFRLEDDRIREITEYMDTELVAEVLTDPAR is encoded by the coding sequence ATGAGCGCAGCCGAAAACAAGCAGTTGCTGAGAACCGCCTTCGACGCCTGGGCCACCGGCGACATCCGCCCGCTGATCGCCGCCATGGCCGACGACGTCACGTGGACCGTCAGCGGGCACAACAGCTGGTCCGGCAGCTTCGTCGGCAAGGACTCGGTCCGCCGCGACCTGCTGGGTCCGCTCGGCGAGCAGTTCGACGGCACCTACACCAGCACCGCGAGCCGCTTCGTCGCCGAAGACGACGTCGTCGTGGTCGAGGCGCAGGGCAGCGTCGCCACGAAGACCGGCGCGCGGTACGACAACCGGTACTGCTTCGTCTTCCGGCTCGAAGACGACCGGATCCGCGAGATCACCGAGTACATGGACACCGAGCTGGTCGCCGAAGTGCTCACCGACCCGGCCAGGTGA
- a CDS encoding carboxylesterase/lipase family protein: protein MTKVEIAAGTLRGTGHDGVRTFLGVPYAEPPVGELRFRAPRPVPHWSGERDATRWAARAPQPELTGRGFTGDEDCLYLNVYAPEAPGSYPVLVWIHGGGGVMGAPHQFDASAYARAGVVVVTVAYRLGVLGLLHLPGIADSNLSLRDQVAALEWVRDNVGAFGGDPGRVTLAGQSNGGRTVGTLLAVPATRGLVHQAIVQSGTGVGSVVHTPAEGAAIASAVLAELDAAPGDLATLPVTRILEAQQRVSAVSGTKVTYRVVVGDELLPSRPLESVRDVPLLIGTTADEEDLFSWLQSGGAKLLGVGSTMLDAVEVEKAVAAYASVLPDWPADQVRNRALTAGDWWIPAIRFAEQQPDAWMYRLDWRIAPRGRGLGAPHGLDLPLVFDDIRNRNWRFLFAGRTFPAERMQAMATEMFGAWVRFIATGDPGWPRYTTPDRVTRLFDDVSTTVSDPDRAQRLLWE, encoded by the coding sequence GTGACGAAGGTGGAGATCGCGGCCGGGACACTGCGCGGGACCGGGCACGACGGGGTCCGGACGTTCCTCGGCGTCCCCTACGCCGAGCCGCCGGTGGGGGAGCTGCGCTTCCGCGCGCCCCGGCCGGTGCCGCACTGGTCCGGGGAACGCGACGCGACGAGGTGGGCCGCGCGGGCGCCGCAGCCGGAGCTGACCGGCCGCGGCTTCACCGGCGACGAGGACTGCCTCTACCTGAACGTCTACGCGCCCGAGGCACCCGGCTCGTACCCGGTGCTGGTGTGGATCCACGGTGGCGGCGGTGTGATGGGCGCGCCGCACCAGTTCGACGCGTCCGCGTACGCCCGCGCCGGCGTGGTCGTCGTGACCGTCGCCTACCGGCTCGGCGTGCTCGGCCTGCTGCACCTGCCCGGCATCGCCGACTCGAACCTGTCCTTGCGCGACCAGGTCGCCGCGCTGGAGTGGGTGCGCGACAACGTCGGCGCGTTCGGCGGCGACCCGGGCCGCGTGACGCTCGCCGGGCAGTCCAACGGCGGCCGCACCGTCGGGACGCTGCTCGCCGTGCCCGCCACGCGCGGGCTCGTCCACCAGGCGATCGTGCAGAGCGGCACCGGCGTCGGCTCGGTCGTGCACACCCCGGCCGAGGGCGCCGCGATCGCTTCGGCGGTCCTGGCCGAGCTGGATGCCGCTCCGGGTGACCTCGCCACCCTGCCTGTGACGCGGATTCTCGAAGCGCAGCAACGGGTTTCGGCGGTTTCCGGCACCAAGGTGACGTACCGCGTGGTCGTCGGCGACGAGCTGCTGCCTTCGCGCCCTCTCGAGTCGGTCCGCGACGTCCCGCTGCTCATCGGGACGACGGCCGACGAGGAAGACCTGTTCAGCTGGCTGCAGTCGGGCGGCGCGAAGCTCCTGGGCGTCGGCTCGACGATGCTGGACGCCGTCGAGGTCGAGAAGGCCGTCGCGGCGTACGCCTCGGTTCTCCCCGATTGGCCGGCGGACCAGGTCCGCAACCGCGCGCTCACGGCGGGGGACTGGTGGATCCCGGCGATCCGCTTCGCCGAGCAGCAGCCGGACGCCTGGATGTACCGCCTCGACTGGCGGATCGCCCCGCGCGGCCGCGGCCTCGGCGCACCGCACGGGCTGGACCTGCCGCTGGTGTTCGACGACATCCGCAACCGCAACTGGCGGTTCCTCTTCGCCGGGCGGACGTTCCCGGCCGAGCGGATGCAGGCGATGGCGACGGAGATGTTCGGCGCCTGGGTCCGGTTCATCGCGACCGGCGACCCGGGCTGGCCGCGCTACACGACGCCCGACCGCGTCACGCGCCTGTTCGACGACGTCTCCACGACGGTCTCGGACCCGGACCGCGCCCAGCGCCTCCTCTGGGAATGA